The following coding sequences lie in one Isoptericola variabilis 225 genomic window:
- a CDS encoding TetR/AcrR family transcriptional regulator, translating to MPKIIGKSLHEHRQMTRHKLFTALSTLMSERGFDTITLADIAAAAGVGRTAVYNHFPDKEALLLGFITHETEQYAQTLERALAEVDDPVEQLRTYIRQQAQLARVFHLAPGPDLRSVLSRPTQARLREHAEIVEAILKRILRAGVAAGEFPEQDIEPTVQLVNACLSGRLIPDEPGPRERAIRAAEAFVLRAVGAPVAAA from the coding sequence ATGCCCAAGATCATCGGCAAGAGCCTCCACGAACACCGCCAGATGACGCGGCACAAGCTGTTCACGGCTCTGTCGACGCTCATGTCGGAGCGGGGCTTCGACACGATCACGCTCGCCGACATCGCGGCCGCCGCCGGCGTCGGCCGCACGGCCGTGTACAACCACTTCCCCGACAAGGAGGCGCTGCTCCTCGGCTTCATCACGCACGAGACCGAGCAGTACGCCCAGACGCTCGAGCGCGCGCTCGCCGAGGTCGACGACCCGGTCGAGCAGCTGCGCACCTACATCCGCCAGCAGGCGCAGCTCGCGCGCGTGTTCCACCTCGCCCCGGGCCCCGACCTGCGCAGCGTCCTGTCGCGGCCGACGCAGGCGCGGCTGCGCGAGCACGCCGAGATCGTCGAGGCCATCCTCAAGCGCATCCTGCGCGCCGGCGTCGCCGCCGGCGAGTTCCCCGAGCAGGACATCGAGCCGACCGTCCAGCTCGTCAACGCGTGCCTGTCCGGCCGGCTCATCCCCGACGAGCCCGGCCCGCGCGAACGCGCGATCCGCGCCGCCGAGGCGTTCGTGCTGCGGGCGGTCGGCGCGCCGGTCGCGGCGGCCTGA
- a CDS encoding DinB family protein, with product MTSSTSGADASQGRPDDVVPDTKDWTWVLERPCPECGFVAADVEVAEVGGAVRGTLPRWRAALARPDARERPAPGVWSPLEYGAHVRDVFRVFDDRLALMLAEDDPRFANWDQDAAAIEGAYATQDPAVVADELAASGEAVAARFDAVTPDQHERPGRRSNGSVFTVRTLGAYFLHDVVHHLHDVKA from the coding sequence GTGACAAGTTCCACGAGCGGCGCCGACGCCTCGCAGGGCCGGCCCGACGACGTCGTCCCCGACACCAAGGACTGGACCTGGGTGCTCGAGCGGCCCTGCCCGGAGTGCGGCTTCGTCGCCGCCGACGTCGAGGTGGCCGAGGTCGGGGGAGCCGTGCGCGGCACGCTCCCGCGCTGGCGCGCCGCGCTCGCCCGCCCGGACGCGCGCGAGCGCCCCGCGCCCGGCGTGTGGTCGCCGCTCGAGTACGGCGCCCACGTGCGCGACGTGTTCCGCGTGTTCGACGACCGGCTCGCGCTCATGCTCGCCGAGGACGACCCGCGGTTCGCGAACTGGGACCAGGACGCGGCGGCGATCGAGGGCGCCTACGCCACCCAGGACCCGGCGGTCGTCGCCGACGAGCTGGCCGCCTCCGGCGAGGCCGTCGCCGCGCGGTTCGACGCCGTCACCCCGGACCAGCACGAGCGCCCCGGCCGCCGCAGCAACGGGTCGGTGTTCACGGTGCGCACGCTGGGCGCGTACTTCCTGCACGACGTCGTGCACCACCTGCACGACGTCAAGGCCTGA
- a CDS encoding pirin family protein produces the protein MSNLETRPDEQVCTAGERGEGVELLTPRDVPLGGPRAMSVRRTIPQRQRTLVGAWCFCDHYGPDDVSRSAGMQVPPHPHIGLQTVSWLFAGEILHRDSVGSLQTVRPGELNLMTAGVGISHSEESPAGERPPTLHGVQLWTVLPSSDRDVEPHFEHHADLPVAEVGGARVQVFMGRLRVGGEDLVSPARTYTPLVGAQLDLPAGASVELDVDPVFEHALLVDDGDATFAGEPVPQDALAYVAPGPRRVVVTAGRSAVRAVLIGGEPFGEDIIMWWNFVGRTHEEIERARADWMAQMVDGPDGETAYAPGAASRRFGEVRGYASGPLRAPALPDVRLRPRTRPTGRNTDVAPEPPAMS, from the coding sequence ATGAGCAACCTGGAGACCCGGCCGGACGAGCAGGTGTGCACGGCGGGGGAGCGGGGCGAGGGCGTCGAGCTCCTCACGCCGCGCGACGTCCCGCTCGGCGGGCCGCGCGCGATGAGCGTGCGCCGGACCATCCCGCAGCGGCAGCGCACGCTCGTCGGGGCCTGGTGCTTCTGCGACCACTACGGGCCCGACGACGTCTCGCGCTCGGCCGGGATGCAGGTCCCGCCGCACCCGCACATCGGCCTGCAGACGGTCAGCTGGCTGTTCGCGGGCGAGATCCTCCACCGCGACTCGGTCGGCTCTCTGCAGACCGTGCGGCCGGGCGAGCTCAACCTCATGACCGCGGGCGTGGGCATCTCCCACTCCGAGGAGTCGCCCGCGGGCGAGCGGCCCCCGACGCTGCACGGCGTCCAGCTGTGGACCGTCCTGCCGTCGTCGGACCGCGACGTCGAGCCGCACTTCGAGCACCACGCCGACCTGCCGGTCGCCGAGGTCGGCGGCGCGCGCGTCCAGGTGTTCATGGGCCGCCTGCGCGTCGGCGGCGAGGACCTCGTCTCGCCCGCGCGGACGTACACCCCGCTCGTCGGGGCGCAGCTCGACCTGCCGGCCGGGGCGAGCGTCGAGCTCGACGTCGACCCTGTGTTCGAGCACGCGCTGCTCGTCGACGACGGGGACGCCACCTTCGCGGGCGAGCCGGTGCCCCAGGACGCCCTCGCCTACGTGGCGCCCGGGCCCCGGCGCGTCGTCGTCACGGCGGGCCGGTCCGCCGTCCGTGCCGTGCTCATCGGCGGCGAGCCCTTCGGCGAGGACATCATCATGTGGTGGAACTTCGTCGGCCGGACGCACGAGGAGATCGAGCGGGCCCGCGCGGACTGGATGGCGCAGATGGTCGACGGCCCCGACGGCGAGACCGCGTACGCGCCCGGTGCGGCAAGCCGGCGGTTCGGCGAGGTCCGCGGTTACGCGAGCGGGCCGCTGCGCGCGCCGGCCCTGCCCGACGTGCGCCTGCGCCCGCGCACCCGGCCCACGGGCCGCAACACCGACGTCGCGCCCGAGCCGCCCGCGATGAGCTGA
- the dcd gene encoding dCTP deaminase produces the protein MLLSDRDIRAELDAGRVVLDPYEPAMIQPSSIDVRLDKLFRLFDNHKYPFIDPSQEQPELTRLVEVDEGEPLVLHPGEFVLGSTFEAVTLPDDVAARLEGKSSLGRLGLLTHSTAGFIDPGFSGHVTLELSNVATLPITLWPGMKIGQLCFFRLSSPAENPYGSSVYGSRYQGQRGPTASRSWQSFHRTDV, from the coding sequence GTGCTGCTCTCCGACCGCGACATCCGCGCCGAGCTCGACGCCGGCCGCGTCGTCCTCGACCCGTACGAGCCGGCGATGATCCAGCCGTCGAGCATCGACGTGCGGCTCGACAAGCTCTTCCGGCTGTTCGACAACCACAAGTACCCGTTCATCGACCCGTCGCAGGAGCAGCCCGAGCTCACGCGCCTGGTGGAGGTGGACGAGGGCGAGCCGCTCGTGCTGCACCCCGGCGAGTTCGTGCTCGGCTCGACGTTCGAGGCGGTCACGCTGCCCGACGACGTCGCGGCGCGTCTCGAGGGCAAGTCCAGCCTGGGCCGGCTCGGCCTGCTGACGCACAGCACCGCCGGGTTCATCGACCCCGGCTTCTCGGGGCACGTCACGCTCGAGCTGAGCAACGTCGCGACGCTGCCGATCACGCTGTGGCCGGGCATGAAGATCGGGCAGCTGTGCTTCTTCCGGCTCTCGTCGCCCGCCGAGAACCCGTACGGCTCGAGCGTGTACGGCTCGCGGTACCAGGGTCAGCGAGGCCCGACGGCGAGCCGGTCGTGGCAGTCGTTCCACCGCACCGACGTCTGA
- a CDS encoding Na+/H+ antiporter subunit A, whose amino-acid sequence MLLVLLAHLVLAVGAPVLVSWWGRRAFWVLALAPASAAAYALTWTTRVMEGEAATTHVPWVPGLHLAVDLRLDTLSWFLLLVVGGVGAIVMLYCAAYFSRDAHGMGRFAGVLTAFAGAMAGLVVADDLLLLFVFWELTTVFSYLLIGHHADRKSSRRAAMQAIVVTTAGGLVMLVGLVILGVASGSWRVSEVVADPPSGTAVTVAAVCLIVGAATKSALVPFHFWLPAAMAAPTPVSAYLHAAAMVKAGVYLVARFTPAFGETPVWQALVVVLGGGALLLGGYRALRQHDLKLVLAFGTVSQLGLLVLLLGIGTRGAALAGLALLGAHALFKAALFLVTGAVDAVTGTRDLRRLSGLWRTMPLTAAAAGLATASMIGLPPFAGYVAKEAALEALSHGHGPLGQVAFWAVVVGSVLTVAYGLRFWWGAFATKPAGTAPEGEEVRTGPRRRVPTLLVAPPAALALGGLAVAVVPSVGERLLAPYADTYPTGEPGHLVLWAGVTPVLIVTAVVLALGLLAFWQRDRVERWQAGLWSPRGADLVYRRSMRRLDELAADVTAFTQRGSLPFYLAVILVVLALGPGLALAVGLVGRSDGGGPAVEVVAWDRPAQAAVAAVVAVAVLLAARARRRLKAVLLVGAAGYGNAALFLLHGAPDLALTQVLAETVTIVVMVLVLRRLPPYFSDRPLRASRWGRMVLGGVAGVVMMGFAVLASSARVATPVSVDFPEEAEVFGGGKNVVNVTLVDIRAWDTVGELSVLLVAATGIASLVFLRQRSGKVLRLAQADDVEHEDRHTRSVWLAAGRTQDPRRRSILFEVVTRAIFHAMVVFALFLLFSGHNAPGGGFAAGLVVGIALTVRYLAGGRYELGEAAPVHPGLLLGTGLFLSAGVGLASMVAGQEVLESFIVDLHVPVLGKIHLVTSLFFDVGVMLLVVGLVLDILRTLGAELDRQAEIEGRAV is encoded by the coding sequence GTGCTGCTCGTGCTGCTGGCGCATCTGGTGCTGGCGGTCGGCGCGCCCGTGCTCGTCTCCTGGTGGGGGCGCCGCGCGTTCTGGGTCCTGGCGCTCGCGCCGGCCTCGGCCGCCGCGTACGCGCTGACGTGGACGACGCGCGTCATGGAGGGCGAGGCGGCGACGACGCACGTCCCCTGGGTCCCAGGCCTGCACCTGGCGGTCGACCTGCGCCTGGACACGCTGTCGTGGTTCCTGCTGCTCGTGGTCGGCGGCGTCGGCGCGATCGTCATGCTCTACTGCGCGGCCTACTTCTCGCGCGACGCGCACGGCATGGGCCGGTTCGCGGGCGTCCTGACGGCCTTCGCCGGCGCGATGGCGGGGCTCGTCGTCGCGGACGACCTGCTGCTGCTCTTCGTCTTCTGGGAGCTGACGACCGTCTTCTCCTACCTGCTCATCGGCCACCACGCGGACCGCAAGTCCTCGCGGCGGGCCGCGATGCAGGCGATCGTCGTCACGACGGCGGGCGGCCTCGTCATGCTCGTCGGCCTCGTGATCCTCGGGGTCGCGTCGGGGTCGTGGCGGGTGTCCGAGGTCGTCGCCGACCCGCCGTCGGGCACCGCCGTCACGGTCGCGGCGGTGTGCCTGATCGTCGGTGCGGCGACCAAGTCGGCGCTCGTCCCGTTCCACTTCTGGCTCCCGGCCGCGATGGCGGCCCCCACCCCGGTCTCGGCCTACCTGCACGCGGCAGCGATGGTCAAGGCCGGCGTCTACCTCGTCGCCCGCTTCACGCCCGCGTTCGGGGAGACGCCCGTGTGGCAGGCGCTCGTGGTCGTGCTCGGCGGGGGCGCGCTCCTGCTCGGCGGCTACCGGGCGCTGCGCCAGCACGACCTCAAGCTCGTGCTCGCGTTCGGCACCGTCTCGCAGCTCGGCCTGCTCGTGCTGCTGCTCGGCATCGGCACGCGCGGCGCCGCGCTGGCGGGCCTCGCGCTGCTGGGGGCGCACGCGCTGTTCAAGGCGGCGCTCTTCCTCGTCACGGGCGCCGTCGACGCCGTCACCGGCACGCGCGACCTGCGCCGGCTCTCCGGGCTGTGGCGCACGATGCCGCTCACCGCGGCGGCGGCCGGCCTCGCGACCGCGTCGATGATCGGGCTGCCGCCGTTCGCGGGCTACGTCGCCAAGGAGGCCGCGCTCGAGGCGCTGTCGCACGGGCACGGGCCGCTCGGCCAGGTCGCGTTCTGGGCCGTCGTCGTCGGCTCGGTGCTCACGGTCGCCTACGGGCTGCGGTTCTGGTGGGGCGCGTTCGCGACCAAGCCCGCCGGCACCGCACCCGAGGGGGAGGAGGTGCGGACCGGGCCCCGCCGCCGCGTGCCGACGCTGCTCGTCGCCCCGCCCGCCGCGCTCGCGCTCGGCGGCCTCGCCGTGGCCGTGGTGCCGAGCGTCGGCGAGCGCCTGCTCGCCCCGTACGCCGACACGTACCCGACCGGCGAGCCGGGCCACCTCGTGCTGTGGGCCGGGGTCACGCCCGTCCTGATCGTGACCGCCGTCGTGCTCGCCCTGGGGCTGCTCGCGTTCTGGCAGCGCGACCGGGTCGAGCGGTGGCAGGCCGGCCTGTGGTCGCCGCGCGGCGCCGACCTCGTCTACCGCCGCTCGATGCGGCGCCTCGACGAGCTCGCGGCCGACGTCACCGCGTTCACCCAGCGCGGCTCCCTGCCGTTCTACCTCGCCGTGATCCTCGTCGTGCTCGCGCTCGGGCCGGGTCTGGCGCTCGCCGTCGGGCTCGTCGGCCGGTCCGACGGCGGCGGCCCGGCGGTCGAGGTCGTCGCCTGGGACCGGCCCGCGCAGGCCGCGGTCGCGGCGGTCGTCGCCGTGGCGGTCCTGCTCGCGGCCCGCGCGCGCCGGCGCCTCAAGGCCGTGCTGCTCGTGGGGGCGGCCGGCTACGGGAACGCGGCGCTCTTCCTGCTCCACGGGGCCCCCGACCTCGCCCTGACCCAGGTGCTCGCCGAGACCGTGACGATCGTCGTCATGGTGCTCGTGCTGCGTCGCCTGCCCCCGTACTTCTCGGACCGCCCGCTGCGCGCGTCGCGCTGGGGCCGCATGGTGCTCGGCGGCGTCGCCGGCGTGGTCATGATGGGCTTCGCGGTGCTCGCGTCGTCGGCGCGCGTCGCGACGCCGGTGAGCGTCGACTTCCCCGAGGAGGCCGAGGTCTTCGGCGGCGGCAAGAACGTCGTCAACGTGACGCTCGTCGACATCCGTGCCTGGGACACCGTCGGCGAGCTGTCCGTCCTGCTCGTCGCCGCGACCGGCATCGCCTCGCTCGTGTTCCTCCGCCAGCGCAGCGGCAAGGTGCTGCGCCTCGCGCAGGCGGACGACGTCGAGCACGAGGACCGGCACACGCGCAGCGTGTGGCTCGCCGCGGGCCGCACGCAGGACCCGCGCCGCCGGTCGATCCTCTTCGAGGTCGTCACGCGGGCGATCTTCCACGCGATGGTCGTGTTCGCGCTGTTCCTGCTCTTCAGCGGGCACAACGCGCCGGGCGGCGGCTTCGCCGCGGGGCTCGTCGTCGGCATCGCGCTCACCGTGCGGTACCTCGCCGGCGGGCGGTACGAGCTCGGCGAGGCCGCGCCCGTGCACCCGGGCCTCCTGCTCGGCACGGGCCTGTTCCTGTCGGCCGGCGTGGGGCTCGCGTCGATGGTCGCGGGCCAGGAGGTGCTCGAGAGCTTCATCGTCGACCTCCACGTGCCCGTGCTGGGCAAGATCCACCTCGTGACGTCGCTGTTCTTCGACGTCGGGGTCATGCTGCTGGTCGTCGGGCTCGTGCTCGACATCCTGCGCACGCTGGGCGCCGAGCTGGACCGGCAGGCCGAGATCGAGGGGCGGGCGGTCTGA
- a CDS encoding Na(+)/H(+) antiporter subunit C, with protein MVVLENTASLALVAVIGVLVAVGVYLMLERSLTRVVLGFVLVGNGVNLTLLVAGGRAGSAPIVGTAPDGEPMSDPLSQAMILTSIVIALALTAFVLAMAYRSWQLHGHDEVADDVEDRRIARAAAANAPSFTDLDAQDTGETLAEEAAEAQDEVASEDEAEPGRDARDGRREGAR; from the coding sequence ATGGTCGTGCTCGAGAACACCGCGTCGCTGGCGCTCGTGGCCGTGATCGGCGTGCTCGTCGCCGTCGGGGTCTACCTCATGCTCGAGCGGTCCCTCACCCGGGTCGTGCTCGGCTTCGTCCTGGTCGGCAACGGCGTCAACCTCACGCTGCTCGTGGCGGGCGGGCGCGCCGGCTCGGCGCCGATCGTCGGCACCGCGCCCGACGGCGAGCCCATGAGCGACCCGCTGTCGCAGGCGATGATCCTCACGTCGATCGTCATCGCGCTCGCCCTCACGGCGTTCGTGCTCGCGATGGCGTACCGGTCGTGGCAGCTCCACGGTCACGACGAGGTCGCCGACGACGTCGAGGACCGGCGCATCGCGCGCGCCGCCGCGGCGAACGCGCCGTCGTTCACCGACCTCGACGCGCAGGACACCGGCGAGACGCTCGCCGAGGAGGCGGCCGAGGCGCAGGACGAGGTGGCCTCGGAGGACGAGGCCGAGCCCGGGCGCGACGCCCGGGACGGCCGTCGGGAGGGAGCGCGATGA
- a CDS encoding Na+/H+ antiporter subunit D — translation MSWGLHSLVPLPVLLPLCAAGLTLALHRHTRAQRVISTTALAATTLTSVLLLVAADAGPVVVDVGGWAAPVGIPLVADRLSALMLTVSTAVMLCVLLYSMGQGVVGEAAIDGHGRVAEIVPVAIYHPTYLVLAAGVSNAFLSGDLFNLYVGFEILLAASFVLLTLGGTGERIRAGSVYVVVSLVSSLLFLSAVALVYAATGTVNIAQVSQRLHDVDPTVSLALQLLLLLAFGIKAAIFPLSAWLPDSYPTAPAPVTAVFAGLLTKVGVYAIIRTQTVLFGDQPVVDQVLLVLALATMLVGILGAVAQDDVKRLLSFTLVSHIGFMIFGVAMASEAGTAAAIFYVVHHITVQTTLFLVVGLVERRGGSTSLERLGGLARVAPGLAILFFVPAMSLVGIPPLSGFLGKVGLLTEGARLGTPLTWTLVAGSVLTSLLTLYAVVKAWNKAFWQTPPDEVVERSDDATHLPRGMVGPTAVLVGAGLALTFVAGPLYGYAERAAATSMDGTTYVDAVFPGGADRGTGHSDNVTQAGEDS, via the coding sequence ATGAGCTGGGGACTGCACTCGCTCGTGCCGCTGCCCGTCCTGCTGCCGCTCTGCGCGGCAGGCCTCACGCTCGCCCTGCACCGGCACACGCGCGCGCAGCGCGTCATCAGCACGACGGCGCTCGCGGCGACGACCCTGACGTCGGTCCTGCTGCTCGTCGCGGCCGACGCCGGGCCCGTCGTGGTCGACGTCGGCGGGTGGGCCGCGCCCGTGGGCATCCCGCTCGTCGCGGACCGGCTCTCGGCGCTCATGCTCACCGTGAGCACCGCCGTCATGCTGTGCGTCCTGCTGTACTCGATGGGCCAGGGCGTCGTGGGCGAGGCCGCCATCGACGGGCACGGCCGGGTCGCCGAGATCGTGCCCGTCGCGATCTACCACCCGACCTACCTCGTGCTGGCCGCCGGCGTGTCGAACGCGTTCCTCTCGGGCGACCTGTTCAACCTCTACGTCGGGTTCGAGATCCTCCTCGCGGCGTCGTTCGTGCTGCTCACGCTCGGCGGCACGGGCGAGCGCATCCGCGCCGGGTCGGTCTACGTCGTCGTCTCGCTCGTGTCCTCGCTGCTGTTCCTATCCGCGGTCGCGCTCGTGTACGCGGCCACCGGCACGGTGAACATCGCGCAGGTCTCGCAGCGGCTGCACGACGTCGACCCGACCGTCAGCCTCGCGCTGCAGCTCCTGCTGCTGCTCGCGTTCGGGATCAAGGCCGCGATCTTCCCGCTGTCCGCGTGGCTGCCCGACTCCTACCCGACGGCGCCCGCGCCCGTCACGGCGGTGTTCGCCGGCCTGCTCACCAAGGTCGGCGTGTACGCGATCATCCGCACCCAGACCGTGCTGTTCGGCGACCAGCCCGTGGTCGACCAGGTGCTGCTCGTGCTCGCGCTCGCCACGATGCTCGTCGGCATCCTCGGCGCGGTCGCGCAGGACGACGTCAAGCGACTGCTGTCGTTCACGCTCGTGAGCCACATCGGCTTCATGATCTTCGGCGTCGCCATGGCGTCGGAGGCGGGCACCGCGGCCGCGATCTTCTACGTCGTCCACCACATCACCGTGCAGACCACGCTGTTCCTCGTCGTCGGGCTCGTCGAGCGCCGCGGCGGGTCGACGTCGCTCGAGCGGCTCGGCGGGCTCGCCCGCGTCGCGCCCGGGCTCGCGATCCTCTTCTTCGTCCCCGCCATGAGCCTCGTCGGCATCCCGCCCCTGTCCGGGTTCCTCGGCAAGGTCGGCCTGCTCACCGAGGGCGCGCGGCTCGGGACGCCGCTGACCTGGACCCTCGTCGCCGGCTCGGTGCTCACCTCGCTCCTCACGCTCTACGCGGTCGTCAAGGCGTGGAACAAGGCCTTCTGGCAGACCCCGCCGGACGAGGTGGTCGAGCGGTCCGACGACGCGACGCACCTGCCGCGCGGCATGGTCGGCCCGACGGCGGTGCTCGTCGGCGCGGGCCTGGCCCTGACCTTCGTCGCGGGCCCCCTGTACGGGTACGCGGAGCGTGCGGCCGCGACGTCGATGGACGGCACGACGTACGTGGACGCCGTCTTCCCCGGCGGCGCCGACCGGGGCACCGGGCACTCCGACAACGTGACCCAGGCGGGTGAGGACTCGTGA
- a CDS encoding Na+/H+ antiporter subunit E — protein MSPQRLRRRVLRLRIHWPTLLVLAGVWIVLWGDLSWANVVGGLAVSALAVVLFPLPAVAADTTLRPWPFLRLLGHFAVDVFAASFQVAWLAFRPGPAPRAGIVGVRLRNPDDVVLTVTAAITSLVPGSVVVEAQRRSGMLFLHVLDLEGSGGPDGVRERTLALEERVLRAFAGRRLLERVELGAGREG, from the coding sequence GTGAGCCCTCAGCGCCTGCGCCGCCGCGTGCTGCGGCTGCGGATCCACTGGCCCACGCTGCTGGTCCTGGCCGGCGTGTGGATCGTGCTGTGGGGCGACCTGTCGTGGGCCAACGTCGTGGGCGGGCTCGCGGTCTCGGCGCTCGCCGTCGTGCTGTTCCCGCTCCCGGCCGTCGCCGCCGACACGACGCTGCGGCCGTGGCCGTTCCTGCGCCTCCTCGGGCACTTCGCCGTCGATGTGTTCGCCGCGTCGTTCCAGGTGGCCTGGCTCGCGTTCCGGCCCGGTCCCGCGCCGCGCGCGGGCATCGTCGGCGTCCGGCTGCGCAACCCGGACGACGTCGTGCTGACCGTGACGGCCGCGATCACCTCGCTCGTGCCCGGCTCCGTCGTCGTCGAGGCGCAGCGGCGCTCGGGGATGCTCTTCCTCCACGTGCTGGACCTCGAGGGGTCGGGCGGCCCCGACGGCGTCCGTGAGCGCACGCTCGCGCTCGAGGAGCGGGTGCTGCGCGCGTTCGCCGGACGCAGGTTGCTCGAGCGCGTCGAGCTCGGCGCGGGAAGGGAGGGCTGA
- a CDS encoding monovalent cation/H+ antiporter complex subunit F produces MDDVLVVVGVLAAAMLAVGATLAVVRVERGPSMLDRTVAFDVLTTTLVGVIALEAALSRRTETIPILVVLSLVGFIGSVVISRFAARERPEEGAGRGHGESAAEGARSDAEEQEGRDAAVDPEHHGGGAEGQVG; encoded by the coding sequence ATGGACGACGTGCTCGTCGTCGTGGGCGTCCTCGCCGCGGCCATGCTCGCGGTCGGCGCGACGCTCGCGGTCGTCCGCGTCGAGCGCGGCCCCTCGATGCTCGACCGCACCGTCGCGTTCGACGTCCTCACCACGACGCTCGTCGGCGTCATCGCCCTCGAGGCGGCGTTGTCGCGGCGCACCGAGACCATCCCGATCCTCGTGGTGCTCTCGCTCGTCGGGTTCATCGGGTCCGTCGTCATCTCGCGCTTCGCCGCGCGCGAGCGCCCCGAGGAGGGCGCCGGGCGCGGCCACGGCGAGTCGGCCGCCGAGGGCGCGCGAAGCGACGCCGAGGAGCAGGAGGGCCGGGACGCCGCGGTCGACCCCGAGCACCACGGCGGCGGCGCGGAAGGGCAGGTGGGCTGA
- the mnhG gene encoding monovalent cation/H(+) antiporter subunit G encodes MAGEPTWVTLLADAVAAVCLLAGAFLALAAGVGMLRFPDVLARMHAVTKPQVLGLILVLTGVALRVRSWPVLAMLGLVVAFQLVTSPVAAHMVGRAAYRTGKVAPGDLEVDDMRRTLPDDGRPPGTGA; translated from the coding sequence ATGGCCGGCGAACCGACCTGGGTCACGCTCCTCGCGGACGCGGTCGCGGCCGTGTGCCTCCTCGCCGGAGCGTTCCTGGCGCTCGCAGCCGGCGTCGGCATGCTGCGCTTCCCCGACGTGCTGGCGCGCATGCACGCCGTGACCAAGCCGCAGGTGCTGGGGCTGATCCTGGTGCTGACGGGGGTGGCGCTGCGGGTGCGCAGCTGGCCGGTGCTCGCGATGCTCGGGCTCGTCGTCGCCTTCCAGCTCGTCACCTCGCCCGTCGCCGCGCACATGGTGGGGCGCGCCGCGTACCGCACGGGCAAGGTCGCGCCCGGGGACCTCGAGGTCGACGACATGCGGCGCACCCTGCCCGACGACGGGCGCCCTCCGGGCACCGGGGCGTGA
- a CDS encoding methylated-DNA--[protein]-cysteine S-methyltransferase — translation MTARATTLATPDGPFSLVVSDGAVLASGWTDDVASLVALVHPTLRPSDVQEVDADDASADPDLAEPAKAVAAYYAGDPHAVGRVPVRQRSGSYRELAWDVLRQVGPGERVTYTEYAARTGRPAAVRAAAGACATNAAALFVPCHRVLRSDGSLGGFRYGLAIKERLLAREARA, via the coding sequence ATGACCGCCCGTGCCACCACGCTCGCCACGCCCGACGGCCCGTTCTCCCTCGTCGTGTCCGACGGCGCGGTCCTCGCCTCGGGCTGGACCGACGACGTCGCGTCGCTCGTCGCGCTCGTGCACCCCACGCTCCGCCCGTCGGACGTGCAGGAGGTCGACGCGGACGACGCGTCCGCCGACCCGGACCTCGCCGAGCCCGCGAAGGCGGTGGCCGCCTACTACGCGGGCGACCCGCACGCGGTGGGCCGGGTGCCCGTGCGGCAGCGGTCGGGCTCGTACCGCGAGCTCGCGTGGGACGTGCTGCGCCAGGTCGGGCCGGGTGAGCGCGTGACCTACACCGAGTACGCGGCGCGCACCGGCCGCCCCGCCGCGGTGCGTGCCGCCGCGGGCGCGTGCGCGACGAACGCGGCCGCGCTGTTCGTCCCGTGCCACCGCGTGCTGCGCAGCGACGGCTCGCTCGGCGGCTTCCGGTACGGGCTCGCGATCAAGGAGCGCCTGCTCGCGCGGGAGGCCCGCGCCTGA